The bacterium genome contains the following window.
AATGATGCAATAAAATGGGTATCCAGGGGGATGTGGAATTCCCAAAATAGCCGCAGCTGTTGTCATATCTCCAGCATCATAAAGCCCAACAGATGGTGTAAGGGTAAAGAGATAAACAAAGAAAGAAGAAAGTAAAACAAAAAGAGCCATTTACATAAAATTTTAAATTCTAAATTTTAAATTGTAAATTTTAAATTGCAAAAAGTTTAGATTTTTATTATAATTGAACAAAATTTAATTTAAGGAGGAAAAAAATGAAATCAGACATTGAGATCGCACAAGAGTGCAAGATGAAGCCCATCATTGATGTGGCAAGGGATTTAGGGTTAGAAGAGGATGACATTGAGTTCTATGGGAAATACAAGGCAAAGG
Protein-coding sequences here:
- a CDS encoding formate--tetrahydrofolate ligase, yielding MKSDIEIAQECKMKPIIDVARDLGLEEDDIEFYGKYKAK